In Bacteroidales bacterium, the following are encoded in one genomic region:
- a CDS encoding Yip1 family protein, whose protein sequence is MNLIQRAKNILFNPKDEWKVIAEETPNAQSVVFSYVLPLALIPAIARFIGLGVFGFHMGRFAGMSGIGWGLASGIISLITTILAVYVAALIIDLLAPSFKSEKNFGRSMQLVGYSMTPMWVAGILYLIPVLGIVASLLGLYGIYLMYLGLGDIKKTPEDNKVGYLVVSAIVAIVVMWIISAVLMVIAGSVFFAGHAAYRMF, encoded by the coding sequence ATGAATTTAATTCAACGCGCCAAGAACATCCTGTTCAACCCAAAGGATGAATGGAAGGTTATTGCTGAAGAAACACCTAACGCACAGTCGGTTGTTTTTTCGTATGTATTGCCACTGGCACTGATCCCAGCCATTGCACGGTTCATCGGACTGGGAGTTTTCGGTTTTCATATGGGGCGGTTTGCTGGTATGAGCGGTATCGGATGGGGTCTCGCTTCCGGGATCATTTCATTGATCACCACCATCCTGGCTGTTTACGTAGCTGCTTTGATCATTGATCTCCTGGCACCCTCCTTTAAATCAGAGAAAAATTTCGGGCGCTCGATGCAACTGGTGGGTTATTCAATGACACCCATGTGGGTCGCCGGAATTCTTTACCTGATCCCAGTATTGGGCATTGTTGCTTCTCTTCTGGGTCTGTATGGTATTTATCTTATGTACCTTGGTCTCGGCGATATCAAGAAGACCCCGGAGGATAATAAAGTTGGTTACCTGGTGGTGAGCGCCATCGTTGCCATTGTAGTCATGTGGATCATTTCCGCCGTCCTGATGGTGATCGCAGGCTCCGTATTCTTTGCTGGTCATGCTGCGTACAGGATGTTCTGA